A window of Prolixibacter sp. SD074 contains these coding sequences:
- a CDS encoding RpiB/LacA/LacB family sugar-phosphate isomerase yields the protein MNDGTYKAQQRLLEKFPKFAQLKIKNTHMIYLASDHAGYELKNQIGEFLKEMNLDFEDVGPHTYEAQDDYPDFIIPAAEKVAEKPLENKAIVLGGSGQGEALAANKVKGVRAALYYGGPKDIITLSRVHNNANVLSLGARFLTMDEIKEVIKLWLATDFTEEERHARRLEKILAYETKK from the coding sequence ATGAATGACGGTACTTACAAGGCGCAACAACGCTTACTTGAAAAATTTCCTAAATTTGCTCAGCTAAAAATTAAAAACACACACATGATTTACCTGGCATCTGACCACGCGGGATACGAACTGAAAAATCAAATCGGTGAGTTCCTGAAAGAGATGAACCTTGATTTTGAAGATGTGGGCCCACACACCTATGAGGCACAGGACGACTATCCTGATTTCATTATCCCGGCAGCCGAAAAAGTGGCCGAAAAACCATTAGAGAACAAAGCCATTGTACTGGGTGGCTCGGGTCAGGGCGAGGCGCTGGCAGCCAACAAAGTAAAAGGCGTGCGGGCAGCGCTTTATTACGGTGGCCCGAAAGATATCATCACCCTGTCGCGCGTGCACAACAATGCCAACGTACTTTCGCTGGGCGCGCGTTTTTTGACCATGGATGAGATTAAAGAAGTCATCAAACTCTGGCTGGCAACCGATTTCACCGAAGAAGAACGTCATGCCCGTCGTTTGGAAAAAATACTTGCCTACGAGACGAAGAAATAA
- a CDS encoding NAD(P)H-binding protein, with product MQTILGAGGAIGIDLAKELLAYTDKIRLVSRNPVKVNAGDELFPADLTNAESIDEAVKGSEVVYLVVGFPYDIKVWRKVWPQVMNNVIAACKKHNAKLVFFDNVYMYDRDSLGYMTEETSIRPTSKKGEIRRQIAKTLQDETASGELTALIARSADFLGLTNSVPVEMVYKNLAKGKKAQWLANANKVHQYTFVPDAAKATAMLGNTPDVWNQVWHLPTDHSRLTGKDWITLFAKTMSVEPKFTVVPNWMLGIIGLFIPIMRELKEMNYQNERDYVFNSTKFEERFDFTPTKPEDAVKYVVEKLNVSAG from the coding sequence ATGCAAACCATTTTAGGAGCAGGCGGTGCCATTGGCATTGACCTCGCAAAAGAACTACTGGCTTACACAGACAAAATCCGGTTGGTAAGCCGAAATCCCGTTAAGGTAAATGCCGGAGACGAACTCTTCCCGGCTGATTTGACGAATGCCGAAAGCATTGATGAGGCCGTTAAAGGTTCCGAAGTTGTTTACCTGGTGGTAGGATTTCCATACGACATCAAAGTATGGCGTAAGGTATGGCCACAGGTAATGAACAACGTGATTGCCGCCTGTAAGAAACACAACGCCAAACTGGTTTTCTTCGACAATGTTTACATGTACGATCGCGATTCGTTGGGCTACATGACAGAAGAAACCTCCATCCGGCCAACCAGTAAAAAAGGCGAGATACGCCGCCAAATTGCAAAGACGTTGCAGGATGAGACAGCCTCCGGTGAACTCACCGCTCTCATTGCCCGTTCAGCCGACTTCCTGGGGTTAACCAACAGTGTTCCTGTGGAAATGGTCTATAAAAACCTGGCCAAAGGGAAAAAGGCTCAATGGCTTGCCAACGCCAACAAAGTGCATCAGTACACATTTGTCCCGGATGCAGCCAAAGCGACTGCGATGTTAGGAAATACTCCCGATGTATGGAACCAGGTCTGGCATTTGCCCACCGACCATTCCCGGTTAACCGGAAAAGACTGGATTACACTTTTTGCCAAGACGATGAGTGTGGAGCCAAAGTTTACAGTCGTTCCCAACTGGATGTTGGGCATCATCGGCCTCTTCATACCCATCATGCGGGAGCTGAAAGAGATGAATTACCAGAACGAACGCGATTATGTTTTCAACAGCACCAAGTTTGAAGAGCGCTTCGATTTTACGCCGACCAAACCCGAAGATGCCGTCAAATATGTGGTTGAAAAATTAAATGTGTCGGCAGGCTAA
- a CDS encoding CatA-like O-acetyltransferase — MPVSVSVHHGLMDGYHVGPFLTTFQELLES, encoded by the coding sequence ATGCCGGTTTCTGTGTCGGTCCACCACGGACTGATGGACGGATACCATGTTGGGCCGTTTCTGACGACGTTTCAGGAATTGCTTGAATCCTAG